Genomic DNA from Triticum urartu chloroplast, complete genome:
TCAGACGATTCGAGTGAAGTTTTTTGTAACGTATCAATAAGATAGAGCCATGCTACGTGTTGTTTCAGGCCCTAAATAAACGCGGACACTTAAAAAATCTGTCGGGCAGGCAGATTCACATCTCTTACAACCCACACAATCTTCGGTTCTCGGCGCGGAAGCAATTTGCTTGGCTTTACATCCATCCCAGGGTATCATTTCTAATACATCTGTTGGACAAGCTCGTACACATTGAGTGCATCCTATACATGTATCGTAAATTTTTACGGAATGTGACATTGGATCTATAAATTTTTCTTTTCAACATAAAATTTTTCGATCTGGTAAAAATGAAATTAGTACTATAATGAGTCATATGTATTGTAGACACCAGACGAAGCAATGGTTTATCCAAACTTCAAAAAAAAAATCTATTTTTTAATCTGTTTGTGAGAAAGCGTGAAGAGAGCCAAGAGACTTTAATTTTGGATTTCAACAATAAATAAGAAATAAGAAAGAATTTTACGAATTGTACAGACGAATTCGAATTAGCCAATAAATTGGCTATCGTCTTTTCAATATAAATTATTGCAATATTCAAATTGCAATATCAATGAATTACAAATACAAAAATTCATTTAAGTGAAAAAGAATACTATGCAATAATCTACTAAAAAAAATGGATATTCTCAAATAATACTAAGAAAATAGTATTGATTTCTATTTATTTTAATATGTGCGCCTTTGTTTAGAGGATTCTATGTCTAATTATTCAAAAGTCTAATTATTCAATAAATTAGATTGATTGATACGAGTGGATTTCCTATTACGATGGATGGAAGAAAGAATGGATAGTCCAATAGCGGCTTCAGCAGCTGCAAGGGCTATAACAAAAATTGCGAAAATATCTCCTTTTAATTGGCGACTATCAAATAGATCAGAAAATGTTACGAGATTTAGATTAATTGAATTCAGTATAAGTTCAAGACATATTAGAGCTCTAACCATGTTTCGGCTTGTGATCAATCCATAGATACCAATCGAAAATAAATAGACACTCAAAAAAAGTACATGCTCAAACATCATTAACTAACTCCTTATCAATCTCGATTCATTTCAATATGAGGGCAAGAATTGAACCGATTCAATTAATTACAATAGAACAATTACACAACAAAAAAAAAAGGAGGTATTTGTTGGCAGTAGATGGATTTTACTAAATCAAAATTGTGATTCTTTAGTTATTTATTTTAGATTTGCAATTCTTATAATTTGTACTTTTTCTAAGTTTTCTTATTGCCGAGCCATAGTAATTGCACCTATTAAAGAAACTAGAAGAATTATGGAAATGAGTTCAAACGGAAGATAAAAATCGGTTGCTAAATGAATTCCAATTTGTTGAACATTATTTATGAGACCCTGTTCTACTATTTGGTTTGATCTTGTAGTCCAAAGAATTCCATACCACGACGTATCTGGGATAGTAGTCATTAGTGAAAAAACAATAGTTATACAAACGAGTGAAGTGAACCCATCTCCAATAGTCCAATAATTCTTATCTTTAGACCATTCTGAGCCATTTACGAACATTACAGCGAATATGATCAAGACATTTATGGCTCCCACATAAATAAGAAGTTGTGCGACAGCTACAAAGTAGGAATTTAATAAAAAATAGAATAAGGATATACAAACAAGAACTAATCCCAGCGAAAAGGCAGAATAAATGGGGTTGGTAAGTAATACTACTCCTAGACCCCCTAGTAGAAGAACAAATCCCCCAAATAGCATAAGAATCTCATGTATTGGTCCAGGTAAATCCATTATGGATAAAAAGAAATTAATAGTATAAAATTTTTCATGAACTGACTAAAACTAAAGGATTCAAGGAAGGAAAAAAGGATTAGGGTATTTTTTTGTGTATAAACTTATAGTTATAAATTATATTATATCACGAAAATCTAGTCTGATTTAAAATAAGAAATAATTTCCAATAAGCAGTAGTTTTTCGTTTTTCTTTATAGTTTAATTTTAAAGTTTAATAAAGAATTATTAGATTTTTATAACAAAAAGACAAAATCAAAGTTTAGTAATCAGTAATCGTTCTTGAATTCGAAGATTTTTCTTTGTTTATTTTACTTTCAGACGAATTCCTAATTGTTTGAATTGTGTAATCTCCCATTATGGAGATTGGTAACCGACTTAAAGCAATTTGATTGTAATTCAATTCATGACGATCATAGGTAGAAAGTTCATATTCTTCAGTCATTGATAAACAGCTTGTTGGACAGTACTCAACACAATTGCCACAAAATATACAAACTCCGAAATCAATACTATAATTAAGCAATTGTTTTCTTTTAATATCCTTTTCAAATCTCCAATCCACAACGGGTAAATCTATCGGACATACGCGAACACATACTTCACAAGCAATACATTTATCAAATTCAAAGTGGATTCGCCCTCGGAAACGCTCTGGTGTAATTGATTTTTCATAAGGGTAGTGAATCGTTATAGGTAAACGATTTGTGTGGGATAAGGTAGTTATGAAACTTTGACCTATGTACCTTGTAGCACGTATTGTTTGTTGACCATAACTCATGAACCCAGTTACCATAGGGAACATATTCATTCTAAATATCTATGAAAAAGATATGTTTCTTTCTCTTGTTTGAGAGAGCTTTTGTGTTGAAAATATTCTTACTATTATTGTATTATCTTATTTATAGTGAAACAAGTTGAGAAGAGGTTGTTAATAAGAGATTGCCCAGGGAAATAGGTAAAAGAAATTTCCATCCAAGATTTAATAACTGATCCATTCTCATCCTCGGTAAAGTCCATCTTATTGTGATAGAAATGAAGAGAAATAAATAAGCTTTAGTTAATGTAATAAATATACCCATTGTCATTTCCAAAATTCCAACTGCTTTATTCATTTGGAAAAAATCAAAAAAGGATATATAGGGAATAGATAAATTCCACCCGCCCAAGTAGAGAACTGTTACAAATAAAGAAGAAACTAATAAATTTAGGTAAGAAACAAGATAAAATAAACCATATTTGATACCGGAATATTCAGTTTGGTAACCTGCTACTAATTCTTCCTCCGCTTCTGGTAAATCAAAGGGTAATCTTTCACATTCTGCCAAAGAAGAAATTAAAAAAACCAGAAAACCTATAGGCTGACGCCAAATATTCCATCCAAAAAAACCGTATTTTGACTGTGCTTCAACTATATCAACTGTACTTGAACTGTTAGATAATCATAGTCGGTGATAACATCACAGTTCCCACCGCTATTTCAAAACCGTACATGAAAC
This window encodes:
- the ndhE gene encoding NADH-plastoquinone oxidoreductase subunit 4L, producing the protein MMFEHVLFLSVYLFSIGIYGLITSRNMVRALICLELILNSINLNLVTFSDLFDSRQLKGDIFAIFVIALAAAEAAIGLSILSSIHRNRKSTRINQSNLLNN
- the ndhG gene encoding NADH-plastoquinone oxidoreductase subunit 6; the encoded protein is MDLPGPIHEILMLFGGFVLLLGGLGVVLLTNPIYSAFSLGLVLVCISLFYFLLNSYFVAVAQLLIYVGAINVLIIFAVMFVNGSEWSKDKNYWTIGDGFTSLVCITIVFSLMTTIPDTSWYGILWTTRSNQIVEQGLINNVQQIGIHLATDFYLPFELISIILLVSLIGAITMARQ
- the ndhI gene encoding NADH-plastoquinone oxidoreductase subunit I — protein: MFPMVTGFMSYGQQTIRATRYIGQSFITTLSHTNRLPITIHYPYEKSITPERFRGRIHFEFDKCIACEVCVRVCPIDLPVVDWRFEKDIKRKQLLNYSIDFGVCIFCGNCVEYCPTSCLSMTEEYELSTYDRHELNYNQIALSRLPISIMGDYTIQTIRNSSESKINKEKSSNSRTITDY
- the psaC gene encoding photosystem I subunit VII translates to MSHSVKIYDTCIGCTQCVRACPTDVLEMIPWDGCKAKQIASAPRTEDCVGCKRCESACPTDFLSVRVYLGPETTRSMALSY